Proteins encoded in a region of the Pseudomonas syringae KCTC 12500 genome:
- the syrC gene encoding syringomycin E biosynthesis aminoacyltransferase SyrC: MTISSDATMRLCETVRMLRHLALNLPDPVCLSFLAQENGPLPEPACSSVRATERAINAAFARIGVRTLQYLHGGEAQLSSFEYFISCKICEALDYRYEHFDDAGDVTAFNRLLKHFEFDGAVPHIETLLLTTHDHARLLVHASANRELPPVVLALPCGIPFDLCRNWFDALSERFFVVTWETRGLFGACEAFDRIAVDTDAQVADMISVMNHFRLSTAHLMGICGGAVIALSAAAAHADRVNSLSLWHGDYNLDDNDLRTAHQQNFEWLMESAAQDRGEAADLQAMFLDQSTLATTPESIAHVVLYPYVNPELFYRYARLNDALNKTELAPRLTRITAPTLVVAGDADATTHIGGSRHIAASIKDATLHVERDGSHLAFFASTQQSKQIAFSFLEEVLQPAVA; encoded by the coding sequence ATGACTATTTCCTCCGACGCAACGATGCGTCTGTGCGAGACGGTGAGGATGCTCAGGCACCTTGCCCTCAATTTGCCCGATCCTGTATGCCTGAGCTTTCTCGCCCAGGAAAATGGTCCGCTGCCAGAGCCGGCGTGCTCCAGCGTGCGAGCCACAGAGCGGGCGATCAATGCCGCGTTTGCGCGCATCGGCGTGCGCACCCTGCAGTACTTGCACGGTGGCGAGGCACAACTGTCGTCGTTCGAATACTTTATAAGCTGCAAAATTTGCGAAGCGCTCGACTATCGCTACGAGCACTTCGACGATGCTGGAGACGTCACCGCATTCAATCGACTGCTCAAGCATTTTGAATTCGACGGTGCAGTGCCGCATATAGAGACACTGCTCCTGACCACCCACGACCATGCCCGGTTGCTGGTACATGCCAGTGCCAACCGCGAGCTGCCTCCCGTGGTTTTGGCACTGCCCTGCGGCATTCCGTTCGATCTCTGCCGCAACTGGTTCGACGCCTTGAGCGAGCGCTTTTTTGTCGTGACATGGGAAACCCGAGGGCTATTCGGTGCCTGCGAGGCGTTCGACCGGATTGCGGTGGACACCGATGCCCAGGTCGCCGACATGATCAGCGTGATGAATCACTTCAGGTTATCGACCGCACACCTGATGGGCATCTGCGGCGGCGCGGTGATCGCCCTGAGTGCCGCTGCTGCCCATGCCGACCGGGTCAACTCCCTGAGCCTGTGGCATGGCGATTACAACCTGGACGACAACGACCTGCGCACCGCTCATCAGCAAAACTTCGAGTGGCTGATGGAAAGCGCAGCTCAGGATCGTGGCGAGGCTGCTGACCTGCAAGCGATGTTCCTCGATCAGTCAACGCTGGCCACCACCCCTGAGTCCATTGCCCATGTGGTGCTTTACCCTTACGTCAATCCCGAGTTGTTCTATCGCTATGCGCGCTTGAACGACGCGCTGAACAAGACCGAGCTGGCACCACGACTGACGCGCATCACCGCGCCGACCCTGGTGGTGGCTGGCGATGCCGATGCAACCACGCACATAGGCGGTTCGCGGCATATTGCGGCGTCGATAAAGGACGCCACGCTACATGTGGAGCGCGACGGCAGCCACTTGGCGTTTTTTGCTTCTACCCAGCAATCAAAACAAATTGCGTTCAGCTTCCTCGAAGAAGTCCTTCAGCCGGCCGTGGCCTGA
- a CDS encoding MFS transporter — MSVWRRWRSFKGFDLGRSFYFLWSGESLAIIGMALTEFALGVWVYTSTGSAFSFAGVVLAATLPAVMFLPLAGGLADRVSHRLIIICCDVSLALLLSGVIGLLWFDRLELVHMYIFNCMASIVSAFRTPAYQAAVSEIVSPQKYTQASGLMGITKNASSLVAPLLAGMIIAKAGLASVLMVDLLTFCSGTLLVIKAFSHLRPVQEHGVPSAEEAVFSGALSNVMAGLKFFAASHVMTWLLVYTVMRSALLSLVTLMMTPLLLSTLGSDSLGMAYTWAALGGLFGAGVLVSMSNRRRLMVMAVIADLLLSICIVVLGLVSQTVSYCAVAFCAIMVASIADAGVTALWMSHIPVGNRASVFALISMLTIVSTSLAIFFGGLLVDHWFGPALSLGGVYADSIGVWLGVGEGRGVGLLFVVTGAGFALLALGALLYGPLRRLEGPQSEVSDERVSDTHQIDAL, encoded by the coding sequence GTGAGTGTCTGGCGCCGTTGGCGCTCATTCAAAGGTTTCGATCTGGGGCGAAGCTTTTACTTCCTCTGGTCCGGCGAGTCTCTTGCAATCATTGGTATGGCGCTGACCGAGTTCGCACTTGGTGTCTGGGTCTACACCAGTACCGGTTCGGCGTTTTCCTTTGCTGGCGTGGTATTGGCAGCAACTTTGCCGGCGGTTATGTTCCTGCCGCTGGCGGGAGGGCTCGCCGACCGCGTCAGTCACCGGCTGATCATCATTTGTTGCGACGTGAGCCTGGCGTTGTTGCTGTCAGGGGTGATCGGTCTGCTCTGGTTCGATCGACTGGAGCTGGTACACATGTATATCTTCAACTGTATGGCCTCTATTGTTTCGGCGTTCCGCACCCCGGCGTATCAGGCGGCTGTCAGTGAGATTGTGAGCCCGCAAAAATATACCCAGGCCTCCGGGCTGATGGGCATTACCAAAAATGCGTCGTCGCTGGTCGCTCCGCTGTTGGCGGGCATGATTATAGCCAAGGCCGGTTTGGCCAGCGTGCTGATGGTGGATTTGCTGACTTTCTGCTCTGGCACCTTGCTGGTGATCAAGGCATTTTCCCATCTGCGCCCGGTGCAGGAGCACGGCGTGCCCAGTGCGGAGGAGGCGGTGTTCAGCGGTGCGCTGAGCAATGTAATGGCCGGACTGAAATTCTTCGCTGCCAGCCATGTGATGACTTGGCTACTGGTCTACACCGTGATGCGCAGTGCATTGCTGTCGCTGGTGACGCTGATGATGACGCCGTTGCTGTTATCGACGCTGGGCAGCGACAGCCTGGGCATGGCCTACACGTGGGCTGCATTGGGCGGCCTGTTCGGCGCCGGAGTGCTGGTGTCCATGAGCAATCGGCGCAGGTTGATGGTGATGGCGGTAATAGCCGACCTGCTGTTGTCGATCTGCATCGTTGTCCTGGGGCTGGTCTCGCAGACCGTTTCCTACTGTGCAGTGGCTTTCTGCGCAATCATGGTGGCGAGCATTGCCGATGCCGGAGTTACCGCCCTGTGGATGAGCCATATCCCAGTAGGCAATCGCGCCAGTGTCTTTGCCCTGATCAGCATGTTGACCATTGTCAGCACCAGCCTTGCGATCTTTTTCGGAGGTCTTCTGGTGGATCATTGGTTCGGGCCTGCACTGAGCCTCGGCGGTGTTTATGCCGATTCGATTGGCGTGTGGCTCGGGGTTGGCGAGGGGCGCGGAGTAGGGCTGCTTTTTGTGGTCACTGGCGCGGGTTTTGCGCTGTTGGCCCTGGGTGCGCTGTTGTACGGTCCGCTTCGCCGCCTGGAAGGTCCGCAGTCGGAAGTATCTGACGAGCGAGTCAGTGACACGCACCAGATCGATGCACTCTGA
- a CDS encoding TauD/TfdA family dioxygenase produces the protein MSLQANTAPVFADQRQADAPSWPDKAADPSVRLSLLAADISLPIVVEPTVDELDPAQWASARREAIEALLCRHGAVLFRGFDLPSVAAFEAFAEALSPGLHGTYGDLPKKEGGRNVYRSTPYPEREMILYHNESSHLESWPRKQWFFCEKPSQVGGATPLADIRQVLAYLPKEVIERFESKGLLYSRTFTAGVEPSWESFFGTSERSAIEQRCREQGTDFEWLDGDTLQLRTLCPAVISHPFTGERGFFNQVQLHHPYCMGEELREDLLDMFGPDRLPRMVSYGDGSAIEDSVMALIGDAYEACAVRFDWRKGDVVMLDNMLVAHARDPYEEPRLIVVAMGEMTARGDVWRPA, from the coding sequence ATGAGTCTTCAAGCTAACACTGCGCCCGTTTTCGCTGACCAACGGCAAGCGGATGCGCCAAGCTGGCCCGACAAGGCCGCTGACCCCTCGGTGCGGTTGTCCCTGCTGGCGGCCGACATCAGTTTGCCGATAGTGGTCGAGCCAACCGTTGATGAACTGGACCCGGCCCAGTGGGCCAGCGCGCGACGCGAGGCGATTGAGGCACTGCTGTGTCGTCACGGCGCAGTGTTGTTTCGCGGGTTTGACCTGCCTTCGGTCGCCGCCTTCGAAGCGTTTGCCGAGGCGCTGTCGCCTGGCCTGCACGGCACGTATGGCGACCTTCCGAAGAAGGAAGGCGGGCGTAATGTCTATCGCTCAACGCCGTATCCCGAGCGCGAGATGATCCTTTATCACAACGAGAGTTCGCACCTGGAAAGCTGGCCACGCAAGCAATGGTTCTTCTGTGAGAAGCCATCGCAAGTGGGCGGGGCGACGCCGCTGGCGGACATTCGCCAAGTGCTCGCCTACCTGCCGAAAGAGGTGATCGAGCGTTTTGAAAGCAAAGGTCTGCTTTACAGCCGCACCTTCACGGCCGGTGTCGAGCCCAGTTGGGAATCGTTCTTCGGCACCTCCGAGCGCAGCGCTATCGAACAGCGTTGCCGCGAGCAGGGTACGGACTTCGAATGGCTCGACGGCGACACCCTGCAGCTTCGCACCCTCTGCCCGGCAGTAATCAGCCATCCGTTCACCGGCGAGCGTGGTTTTTTCAATCAGGTGCAGTTGCATCACCCCTATTGCATGGGCGAGGAACTGCGCGAAGACCTGCTCGACATGTTTGGCCCCGACCGTCTGCCACGGATGGTCAGCTATGGCGACGGCTCAGCCATCGAAGACTCGGTGATGGCTTTGATCGGTGATGCCTACGAGGCGTGCGCGGTGCGCTTCGACTGGCGCAAGGGCGATGTCGTGATGCTTGACAACATGCTCGTCGCCCATGCCCGTGACCCTTATGAAGAACCCCGGCTGATCGTCGTTGCCATGGGTGAAATGACCGCTCGGGGCGATGTCTGGCGACCGGCCTGA
- a CDS encoding cyclic peptide export ABC transporter: MKTKQEKKTRPGSIMRLLWSSHPWLTFFTLLTGLISGVASIAVVNVINQAIHEETFQRESLFWFVGLSLVALVFRNGAALFPAYASMRIMTRLRIALCRKILGTPLEEVDRRGAPNVLTMLTSDIPQLNATLLIMPTILVESAVFLFGIAYLAYLSWVVFAITIGLMVLGVVLYLLFFAGGIKYTHKVRDEFTAFNEYTHALVFGLKELKLNGIRRRWFSRSAIQESSARVARYNYIERLWYTTADNVGQLTLSLLIGCLLFAAPMFAVIDAKTMSASVLAVLYIMGPLVMLVTTMPMLAQGRIACTRLADFGFSINEPHPEPETSDADNVLLLDHKKSWGRIELKNVHMNYTDPLSNSGFSLGPIDLTIQSGELIYIVGGNGCGKSTLAKVLCGLYIPKEGQLLLDGTAITEDSRSHYRDLFSAVFSDFHLFNRLIGPDEKELASTDQAQKYLSTLGLEDKVKIEGQGYSTTKALSYGQQKRLALVCAYLEDRPIYLLDEWAADQDPPFKRFFYEELLPDLKRRGKTVLIITHDDQYFQLADRIIKLVDGCIVSDVKCAVQDKRA, from the coding sequence ATGAAAACCAAGCAAGAGAAGAAGACCAGACCGGGCTCGATAATGCGTCTGTTATGGAGCAGCCATCCCTGGCTGACGTTCTTTACGCTGCTGACGGGTCTGATCAGCGGCGTGGCTTCCATTGCCGTTGTCAATGTGATCAACCAGGCGATTCACGAGGAGACCTTTCAGCGTGAGTCGTTGTTCTGGTTCGTTGGCCTGAGCCTGGTTGCCCTGGTTTTCCGCAACGGTGCGGCGCTGTTTCCGGCCTACGCCAGCATGCGCATCATGACCCGTCTGCGCATTGCCCTGTGCCGCAAAATCCTTGGCACACCGCTTGAGGAAGTCGACCGCCGCGGTGCGCCGAATGTCCTGACGATGCTCACCAGCGATATTCCGCAACTCAACGCCACGCTGTTGATCATGCCAACGATCCTCGTGGAGTCGGCGGTATTTCTGTTTGGTATTGCCTATCTGGCTTACCTGTCCTGGGTGGTGTTCGCAATAACCATCGGGCTGATGGTGCTGGGAGTCGTACTGTACCTGCTGTTTTTCGCGGGCGGCATCAAGTACACCCACAAGGTGCGCGACGAGTTCACCGCATTCAACGAATACACACACGCGCTTGTGTTCGGCCTCAAGGAACTGAAACTCAACGGTATTCGTCGCCGCTGGTTCAGTCGCTCGGCGATCCAGGAGTCTTCGGCCCGGGTCGCGAGGTACAACTACATCGAACGGCTCTGGTACACCACCGCTGACAACGTTGGCCAGTTAACCCTGTCGCTGCTGATCGGTTGCCTGTTGTTCGCTGCTCCCATGTTCGCTGTAATCGATGCCAAGACCATGAGCGCCAGCGTGCTGGCGGTGCTGTACATCATGGGCCCGCTGGTAATGCTGGTCACCACCATGCCGATGCTGGCCCAGGGACGTATCGCCTGCACACGTCTGGCGGATTTCGGATTCTCCATCAACGAACCGCACCCGGAACCGGAAACCAGCGACGCCGACAATGTGCTGCTCCTCGATCACAAGAAGTCCTGGGGCAGGATCGAGCTGAAAAACGTCCACATGAACTACACGGACCCACTGAGCAATTCCGGGTTTTCCCTAGGGCCTATCGACCTGACAATCCAGTCCGGTGAGCTGATCTACATTGTCGGCGGCAACGGGTGTGGCAAAAGTACCCTGGCCAAAGTGCTATGCGGCCTGTACATCCCGAAAGAAGGTCAGCTACTGCTCGACGGTACGGCAATCACCGAAGACTCGCGCAGCCACTATCGCGACCTGTTCTCGGCAGTGTTCTCCGACTTCCATCTGTTCAACCGGCTGATAGGTCCTGACGAGAAAGAACTGGCCAGCACCGACCAGGCGCAGAAATACCTGTCGACTCTGGGCCTGGAAGACAAGGTCAAAATCGAAGGGCAGGGTTATTCAACTACCAAAGCCTTGTCATACGGCCAGCAGAAACGCCTGGCCCTGGTTTGCGCCTATCTGGAAGACCGTCCGATTTACCTGCTGGACGAATGGGCCGCCGACCAGGACCCGCCATTCAAGCGCTTCTTCTACGAGGAACTGCTGCCGGACCTCAAACGGCGCGGCAAGACCGTTCTGATCATCACTCACGACGACCAGTACTTCCAGCTGGCCGATCGCATCATCAAGTTGGTCGATGGTTGCATCGTCTCCGACGTGAAGTGCGCGGTGCAGGACAAGCGCGCCTGA
- a CDS encoding aspartyl/asparaginyl beta-hydroxylase domain-containing protein has product MRPSFYEPHRFPQLQNLADNWEVIREEFLALDAPTLSINRVGKSITQLVEELNQHMAAGGEYGWLWGWGDGDVPMPEWTQYALMAYDQPIPYAQTAMPRTLELLSQIPGVKLCALLRMEPNVFIVTHSHGGTWEEGLLHMQLTIDAPIKQSYAYLNVNGKFNHSTNGNLVIFDGSLDHFAVNAAEEEYRTVMYLEFDREKHMIDG; this is encoded by the coding sequence ATGCGTCCGTCGTTTTACGAACCTCATCGCTTTCCCCAGCTGCAGAACCTTGCTGATAATTGGGAAGTGATTCGTGAAGAGTTTCTAGCCCTTGATGCACCGACCCTGAGCATTAATCGCGTGGGCAAGTCGATCACCCAGCTCGTTGAAGAGTTGAACCAGCACATGGCCGCCGGCGGCGAATATGGCTGGCTCTGGGGTTGGGGGGACGGGGACGTTCCGATGCCAGAGTGGACTCAGTACGCCCTGATGGCCTACGACCAGCCGATCCCCTACGCTCAAACCGCAATGCCCAGGACTCTTGAGCTGTTGAGTCAGATTCCCGGTGTCAAGCTATGTGCCTTGTTGCGCATGGAACCCAACGTATTCATCGTGACCCACTCCCATGGCGGTACTTGGGAAGAGGGTTTGCTGCACATGCAATTGACCATCGACGCGCCAATCAAGCAGAGCTACGCCTACCTCAACGTCAACGGCAAGTTCAACCACTCCACCAACGGCAACCTGGTGATCTTCGACGGCTCCCTCGACCACTTCGCGGTCAATGCAGCAGAAGAAGAATATCGCACGGTGATGTACCTCGAATTTGATCGAGAAAAGCACATGATTGACGGATAG
- a CDS encoding cupin-like domain-containing protein yields the protein MPLSAEIDQPDSKFWSLSRFPNHSRATPVEEIDALTISREDFVRRYVNHNRPCLIKNAVLHWPAFHKWKQLDYIKDHSLNSAVVVRSKVISEVMAWSNPDVKAALVEYSNEVHSDIPYHNFLDSLGAGDHPLVADSCGFEEGEALELLRHDVAGLPFMPELSTPLYYPPYRCFLYRNSYTDWHFHSADETFMSQVVGAKEVLLLPPDEATWQGLRPVIEEVGYLYNIDTQRFPGTRNLCALRTVVEPGDALYIPVYWWHAVQSMDDAVGVTVAVTFRTPLHVIGDIRSPIARRMLRTHLRSRQAPLAILAVLYSLAFRLGRRLVGIVMTQTRQGMRP from the coding sequence ATGCCGTTAAGCGCCGAAATTGATCAGCCTGATTCGAAGTTCTGGAGTCTTTCCCGGTTCCCCAACCACTCCCGAGCCACGCCCGTGGAAGAGATCGATGCGTTGACTATTTCCCGGGAAGATTTCGTCCGTCGCTACGTCAACCACAACCGTCCCTGCCTGATCAAAAACGCGGTACTTCACTGGCCCGCTTTCCACAAGTGGAAGCAGCTGGACTACATCAAGGATCATTCGCTCAATAGTGCGGTGGTGGTGCGTTCAAAGGTCATTTCGGAAGTCATGGCCTGGTCAAATCCTGATGTCAAAGCGGCCTTGGTCGAGTATTCGAACGAGGTCCACAGTGACATCCCGTACCACAACTTTCTCGACAGTCTGGGTGCGGGTGATCATCCGCTGGTGGCTGACAGTTGTGGTTTTGAAGAGGGCGAAGCCCTTGAGTTGCTGCGCCATGACGTGGCGGGCTTGCCGTTCATGCCGGAACTGTCCACGCCGCTGTATTACCCGCCCTATCGCTGCTTTTTGTACCGAAACTCCTACACCGATTGGCATTTCCATAGCGCCGACGAGACCTTCATGTCTCAGGTGGTCGGTGCCAAGGAAGTGCTCTTGTTGCCGCCGGACGAGGCCACGTGGCAGGGGCTTCGACCTGTGATCGAAGAAGTGGGCTATTTGTACAACATCGACACCCAGCGTTTTCCGGGTACCCGCAATTTGTGCGCGTTGCGTACGGTGGTGGAACCGGGCGATGCGCTGTACATACCCGTCTACTGGTGGCACGCAGTGCAATCGATGGATGACGCTGTCGGTGTCACCGTCGCCGTGACCTTCAGGACCCCCCTGCATGTGATTGGCGATATTCGCTCGCCCATCGCAAGGCGGATGCTGCGCACCCACTTGCGTTCCCGGCAGGCGCCGCTGGCGATCCTGGCTGTGCTCTATTCACTGGCTTTTCGGCTGGGGCGCAGGCTGGTCGGTATCGTCATGACACAGACGCGCCAGGGTATGCGCCCGTGA
- the syrB1 gene encoding syringomycin E biosynthesis L-threonine--[L-threonyl-carrier protein] ligase SyrB1 gives MPIKNTDESPSATSAPLKPSAFLHEIFSDRARQFPERTAVSDALRSLSYAQLDALSTKLAARLRDEGVTQGMRVGMYLPRSVDLVISLLGILKAGGTYVPVDPQYPGKRVEHIVRDSGLNLIIGDAANLPKVPSLRALALDELLSAPALELAVQDSRVDPDHATAYIIYTSGSTGEPKGVQVSHGNVSRLLESTQRAYGFDAQDIWSMFHSIGFDFSVWEIWGALAHGGQVAVVPYDVSRSPAALRQWLADQRVTVLSQTPSAFRGLDEADRGNTAHLALRYVVFGGEALPATVLRAWVERHGDQKPALINMYGITEATVHTTFKRVLAQDLETAAMVSLGKPLDGWRLHLLDANQAPVAAGTTGELYIEGAGVAQGYLNREALNVERFVELPGAIRAYRTGDLMTLESNGEYRYAGRCDEQLKISGFRIEPGEIEASLQASPSVAAAHVGVHDYGDGDLRLVAYVVPGQGVDAWTEQTRSEVAALMADSLPEYMRPSVYVPLAELPVTQHGKIDKKQLPSPAADTTPLSAADVKDLSEQEHFVLKVWSEDLGLKNIGVNDDFFDHGGTSLALIRSLSKLKTHYKINLDPGILADGATAKVLADYISRSLVQAH, from the coding sequence ATGCCGATTAAGAACACTGACGAATCGCCCAGCGCTACGTCAGCCCCTCTCAAGCCCAGTGCTTTCCTGCACGAGATATTCAGTGACAGGGCACGTCAATTTCCCGAGCGCACCGCCGTTAGCGATGCGCTCAGGAGCTTGAGCTATGCACAGCTCGACGCACTCTCGACAAAGCTGGCTGCACGTTTGCGCGACGAAGGCGTGACCCAGGGCATGCGTGTGGGTATGTACCTGCCGCGCAGCGTCGATCTGGTCATCAGCCTGCTGGGCATTCTCAAAGCCGGTGGTACCTATGTGCCGGTCGATCCGCAATACCCCGGTAAGCGCGTCGAACATATCGTGCGCGACAGCGGCCTGAACCTGATCATCGGTGATGCTGCTAACCTGCCGAAAGTACCGTCTCTGCGTGCCTTGGCGCTCGACGAGTTGTTGTCCGCACCGGCGCTGGAACTGGCTGTCCAAGACAGCCGCGTCGACCCTGATCACGCCACTGCGTACATCATCTACACCTCTGGTTCCACCGGTGAACCCAAGGGCGTGCAGGTTTCCCATGGCAACGTCAGTCGCCTGCTGGAAAGTACTCAACGCGCCTATGGCTTCGACGCCCAGGACATCTGGTCGATGTTCCACTCCATCGGTTTTGACTTCTCGGTCTGGGAAATCTGGGGTGCTCTGGCCCACGGTGGCCAGGTGGCCGTTGTCCCGTATGACGTCTCGCGCTCTCCTGCAGCTCTGCGTCAATGGCTCGCCGATCAGCGCGTCACCGTGCTCAGCCAGACGCCATCGGCCTTCCGTGGTCTTGATGAAGCCGATCGTGGCAATACTGCTCATCTGGCGCTGCGCTACGTGGTGTTCGGTGGCGAAGCGTTGCCCGCCACCGTGCTGCGTGCCTGGGTCGAGCGTCATGGCGACCAGAAGCCAGCGCTGATCAACATGTATGGCATCACTGAGGCCACCGTTCACACCACCTTCAAGCGAGTGTTGGCGCAAGACCTGGAAACAGCGGCCATGGTTTCGCTGGGCAAGCCACTGGACGGCTGGCGCCTGCACCTGCTTGACGCGAATCAGGCCCCGGTCGCGGCAGGCACCACGGGCGAGCTGTACATCGAAGGTGCCGGTGTGGCTCAGGGCTATCTGAACCGTGAGGCGCTCAACGTCGAGCGATTCGTCGAGTTGCCCGGTGCCATACGCGCTTACCGTACTGGCGACCTGATGACCCTGGAGAGCAATGGCGAATACCGTTATGCCGGTCGCTGCGACGAGCAATTGAAAATCAGCGGCTTCCGCATCGAGCCCGGCGAGATCGAAGCGTCTCTGCAAGCCAGCCCGAGCGTGGCCGCCGCCCATGTCGGCGTACACGATTACGGCGATGGCGACTTGCGCCTGGTGGCTTACGTGGTGCCAGGCCAGGGCGTTGATGCCTGGACCGAGCAAACCCGCAGCGAAGTTGCTGCACTGATGGCCGACAGTTTGCCTGAGTACATGCGGCCCTCGGTGTATGTGCCGTTGGCAGAACTGCCGGTGACTCAGCACGGCAAAATCGACAAGAAACAACTGCCCTCGCCTGCCGCTGACACGACGCCTTTAAGCGCGGCAGACGTCAAGGACCTCAGTGAACAGGAGCACTTCGTGCTCAAGGTCTGGAGCGAAGACCTGGGTCTGAAAAACATCGGCGTCAATGATGATTTCTTCGATCACGGCGGCACTTCTCTGGCCCTGATCCGTTCGCTGAGCAAGCTCAAGACGCATTACAAAATCAACCTGGACCCGGGAATCCTGGCGGATGGCGCAACGGCCAAAGTCCTGGCCGACTACATCTCCCGCAGCCTTGTTCAAGCCCATTGA
- the syrB2 gene encoding syringomycin E biosynthesis L-threonyl-[L-threonyl-carrier protein] 4-chlorinase SyrB2 codes for MSKKFALTAEQRASFEKNGFIGPFDAYSPEEMKETWKRTRLRLLDRSAAAYQDLDAISGGTNIANYDRHLDDDFLASHICRPEICDRVESILGPNVLCWRTEFFPKYPGDEGTDWHQADTFANASGKPQIIWPDNEEFGGTITVWTAFTDANIANGCLQFIPGTQNSMNYDETKRMSYEPDANNSVVKDGVRRGFFGYDYRQLQIDENWKPDEASAVPMQMKAGQFIIFWSTLMHASYPHSGESQEMRMGFASRYVPSFVHVYPDSDHIEEYGGRISLEKYGAVQVIGDETPEYNRLVTHTTRGKKFEAV; via the coding sequence ATGAGCAAAAAATTCGCTTTAACTGCTGAACAGCGTGCGTCGTTCGAGAAAAACGGCTTTATCGGCCCGTTTGACGCCTATTCGCCAGAAGAAATGAAGGAAACCTGGAAGCGCACCCGTCTGCGCCTGCTCGACCGCAGCGCCGCAGCCTATCAGGATCTGGACGCTATTTCCGGGGGCACCAACATCGCCAACTACGACCGCCATCTGGACGACGACTTTCTGGCCAGCCATATCTGCCGCCCGGAAATCTGTGACCGCGTCGAAAGCATCCTTGGCCCCAACGTGCTCTGCTGGCGCACCGAGTTCTTTCCCAAGTATCCGGGTGATGAAGGCACCGACTGGCATCAGGCCGATACGTTCGCCAACGCCTCCGGCAAGCCGCAGATCATCTGGCCGGATAACGAAGAGTTTGGCGGCACTATCACCGTCTGGACCGCGTTCACCGACGCCAACATTGCCAATGGTTGCCTGCAGTTTATTCCTGGCACCCAGAACAGCATGAACTACGACGAAACCAAGCGCATGAGCTATGAGCCCGACGCCAATAATTCGGTGGTCAAGGATGGCGTGCGTCGCGGGTTCTTCGGTTATGACTATCGTCAGTTGCAGATCGATGAGAACTGGAAACCCGACGAGGCCTCTGCTGTGCCCATGCAGATGAAAGCCGGGCAATTCATCATTTTCTGGTCGACCCTGATGCATGCCTCCTATCCGCACAGCGGCGAATCACAGGAGATGCGCATGGGCTTCGCGTCACGCTACGTACCGTCGTTCGTGCACGTCTATCCGGATTCGGACCACATCGAAGAGTACGGTGGCCGCATCAGCCTGGAGAAATACGGCGCGGTGCAGGTGATCGGTGACGAAACACCGGAATACAACCGCCTCGTGACCCACACCACACGCGGCAAGAAATTCGAAGCGGTCTGA